A single window of Trichocoleus sp. DNA harbors:
- the dnaB gene encoding replicative DNA helicase gives MVHELNFQGYSDRLPPQNIDAEEAILGGILLDPEAIGRVLEILRPEAFYISTHQEIYRAATTLQSQGKPTDLMTVTTWLFDHGLLDKVGGQSRIAELVDRTVSAVNIDQYAQLVMEKYLRRKLIQVGTEVAQLGYETSSSLEKVLDQAEQKVFNITQARPSQALVPTADILTSTFSDIESRSLGLVLPGISCGFYDLDAMTQGFQRSDLIIAAGRPSMGKTSFVLNIARNIAAFHKLPIAVFSLEMSKEQLVYRLLSSEAQIESGRLRSGRIAQTEWEALGHAISTLSQLQVFIDDTPNISVAEMRSKARRLQAEQGGALGLILIDYLQLMEGSSDNRVQELSKVTRSLKGLARELQVPVIALSQLSRGVESRTNKRPMMSDLRESGSIEQDADLIMMLYREEYYTPDTPDRGIAEVILTKHRNGPVGTVKLLFEPQFTRFRNLAASGRS, from the coding sequence ATGGTTCACGAACTTAACTTTCAAGGCTATAGCGATCGTCTTCCACCCCAAAACATTGATGCTGAAGAAGCCATCTTGGGGGGAATTTTGCTTGATCCAGAGGCAATTGGTCGGGTTCTCGAAATCCTGCGTCCTGAAGCTTTCTATATCAGCACTCATCAAGAAATCTATCGGGCTGCCACCACGCTACAGTCTCAAGGCAAGCCAACTGATTTGATGACGGTCACAACCTGGCTGTTTGACCACGGACTGCTGGATAAAGTCGGCGGGCAAAGCCGCATTGCTGAGCTAGTCGATCGAACCGTGAGTGCGGTCAATATTGACCAGTACGCTCAGTTGGTGATGGAAAAATATCTCCGCCGTAAGCTGATTCAGGTTGGCACAGAAGTCGCTCAACTGGGCTACGAAACGAGTTCATCGCTGGAGAAAGTGTTAGACCAGGCAGAACAAAAGGTTTTCAACATTACTCAAGCCCGTCCGAGCCAAGCCCTGGTTCCCACCGCAGATATTCTAACTTCCACCTTCTCTGACATTGAAAGTCGATCGCTCGGTTTAGTTCTGCCTGGCATCTCCTGCGGCTTCTATGATTTGGATGCCATGACTCAAGGATTCCAGCGATCGGATCTGATCATTGCAGCAGGTAGACCCTCCATGGGAAAAACCAGCTTCGTCTTAAATATTGCCCGTAACATCGCTGCATTTCATAAGCTGCCGATCGCCGTTTTCAGTCTGGAGATGTCGAAGGAGCAACTTGTTTATCGTCTCCTATCGAGTGAAGCGCAAATTGAAAGTGGACGATTGCGATCGGGACGAATTGCCCAAACTGAGTGGGAAGCGCTTGGTCATGCCATTAGCACCCTGTCTCAGCTTCAAGTCTTTATCGACGATACGCCGAATATTTCTGTGGCTGAAATGCGATCGAAAGCACGTCGTTTGCAGGCAGAACAGGGAGGCGCATTAGGCTTAATTCTGATCGACTATCTGCAATTAATGGAAGGTTCAAGCGACAACCGGGTACAGGAACTCTCGAAAGTCACTCGATCGCTGAAAGGCTTAGCGCGAGAATTGCAGGTTCCAGTGATTGCCCTATCGCAGTTGAGCCGGGGAGTAGAATCCCGCACAAACAAGCGCCCGATGATGTCAGATTTGCGGGAAAGTGGTTCGATCGAGCAAGACGCAGATCTGATCATGATGCTGTACCGAGAAGAATATTACACGCCAGATACGCCCGATCGCGGCATTGCCGAAGTTATTCTCACCAAACACCGGAATGGTCCAGTTGGCACCGTCAAGCTTCTATTTGAGCCGCAGTTTACACGCTTCCGCAATTTGGCTGCTTCGGGTCGTTCTTAG
- a CDS encoding FKBP-type peptidyl-prolyl cis-trans isomerase, which produces MREILISFGVMMVCVIVLVVAQFTNSGQEAIAADTNPTTLGTATTVAQASTTPTTNASDLMTDENIQTTASGLKYIDLIEGTGATPEAGQTVSVHYTGTLEDGTKFDSSRDRNRPFSFRLGQGQVIKGWDEGLSTMKVGGQRRLIIPPDLGYGARGAGGVIPPNATLIFDVELLKIG; this is translated from the coding sequence TTGCGGGAAATTTTGATTAGTTTCGGCGTAATGATGGTCTGCGTCATCGTTCTTGTCGTTGCTCAATTCACAAATTCCGGACAGGAAGCAATTGCAGCAGATACCAATCCCACAACCCTCGGTACGGCTACGACGGTGGCTCAAGCCTCAACAACCCCAACCACCAATGCATCCGATCTCATGACTGACGAAAATATCCAAACGACTGCCTCTGGGCTGAAGTATATCGACCTTATAGAAGGGACTGGAGCCACGCCGGAAGCAGGACAAACTGTTTCAGTTCACTATACTGGAACGCTAGAAGACGGAACTAAGTTTGATAGTTCTCGCGATCGCAACCGCCCCTTTTCGTTTCGCCTGGGTCAAGGTCAGGTGATTAAGGGCTGGGATGAAGGGCTGAGTACGATGAAAGTGGGTGGACAGCGACGCTTAATTATTCCCCCTGATTTGGGCTACGGTGCTCGTGGGGCAGGTGGCGTGATTCCCCCTAACGCAACGCTGATCTTTGATGTTGAGTTGCTGAAAATCGGTTAA
- a CDS encoding phasin family protein, with translation MDNNNLIQQLIMLGIGTTSMVADKLREVSDQWVKDGKLDADQAASFANDLMQQLKSGQSNWESQMQRQLRTLLQDLGVPRQNEMDELRGRLDRLERQVRDLENRLWR, from the coding sequence ATGGATAACAATAATCTCATTCAACAATTGATCATGCTTGGCATTGGGACAACTTCAATGGTGGCAGACAAGCTCCGAGAAGTCAGTGACCAGTGGGTAAAAGACGGCAAGCTTGATGCAGACCAGGCAGCTAGTTTTGCAAATGATCTAATGCAGCAGCTTAAGTCTGGACAGAGCAATTGGGAAAGCCAGATGCAGCGGCAGCTTCGCACTTTACTACAAGATTTAGGCGTACCGCGTCAAAACGAAATGGATGAACTGCGGGGTCGGCTCGATCGCCTGGAACGCCAGGTGCGCGATCTGGAAAATCGGCTTTGGCGCTAG
- a CDS encoding TIGR03792 family protein yields MQDSNMVIEWLKFQVKPELREQFVQKDAEIWTSVLSQYPGFLWKEIWISPDDLAEVVAVIHWENLEAWKSIPADVLEATEAKFTTAMGEGNQRLVETGQYQVRKRFP; encoded by the coding sequence ATGCAGGACAGCAACATGGTAATTGAATGGCTCAAGTTTCAGGTCAAGCCTGAGTTGCGAGAACAATTTGTCCAAAAAGACGCAGAGATTTGGACGAGTGTTCTTTCACAATATCCCGGTTTTCTCTGGAAAGAAATTTGGATTAGCCCTGATGATCTAGCAGAAGTGGTTGCAGTGATTCACTGGGAAAATCTAGAAGCCTGGAAATCGATTCCGGCAGACGTTCTGGAAGCAACTGAGGCGAAGTTTACGACCGCAATGGGCGAAGGGAATCAGCGACTTGTTGAGACAGGACAATATCAAGTCCGCAAGCGGTTTCCTTAA
- a CDS encoding zinc ribbon domain-containing protein translates to MPTCPRCHQTVDTQAITCPRCRTALKAYGHPGISLHRATGDEPLCATCTYDVDNTCNFPQRPFARECTLYHDQRQPIDLSSQRRSPQSLQHWVERNRPFLMILGLFAVSFLIVLYQLSQQQR, encoded by the coding sequence ATGCCAACCTGTCCTCGCTGCCATCAAACGGTTGATACGCAAGCAATTACCTGTCCTCGTTGCCGAACAGCTCTCAAAGCCTATGGTCATCCTGGTATTTCCCTGCACCGAGCGACGGGAGACGAACCGCTTTGTGCAACCTGTACCTATGATGTCGATAATACCTGCAATTTCCCGCAGCGCCCTTTTGCCAGGGAATGTACGCTCTATCATGATCAGCGGCAACCGATCGATTTAAGCAGCCAGCGGCGATCGCCCCAGTCTTTGCAGCATTGGGTTGAACGGAACCGCCCTTTTCTCATGATTCTGGGTCTGTTTGCCGTGAGCTTTTTGATTGTGCTTTATCAACTAAGCCAACAACAAAGATAA
- a CDS encoding DUF4114 domain-containing protein, producing MKPTFLSGLFAASAAVAGLISSASPAAAFTWNSTWTQPQIYSKAQTGFNDSPFQNFVQSERISIPNSGQFQLDPSKLKLKYDHDVSVYFINEGAGYRNQLAYQASGAQSGSGLVFKDVSSSESILSDSNGPLKKGDGVKLGNFLAGTQLDFWLRADGLNRGSNANIFGTQTAFNADGLQHAVAYAFDKYLMVGFEDLYGGLNASGGKNEHSDRDFNDAVFVIDVGEANVKHMTSVPEPSMTLAFLGLSAASALGLRRRRQAEAASQE from the coding sequence ATGAAACCCACATTTCTTTCCGGTTTATTTGCTGCTTCTGCTGCTGTAGCAGGTCTGATCTCTAGTGCATCTCCTGCTGCTGCTTTTACATGGAATAGCACCTGGACTCAGCCCCAGATCTACAGCAAAGCTCAGACAGGTTTCAACGACAGCCCCTTCCAGAATTTTGTTCAGTCTGAGCGAATTTCGATTCCCAACAGCGGACAATTTCAACTTGACCCATCCAAGCTGAAGCTGAAGTATGACCACGATGTGTCGGTCTATTTCATCAATGAAGGAGCAGGCTACCGTAACCAGCTTGCCTATCAAGCGTCTGGAGCACAGAGTGGCTCTGGTTTGGTCTTTAAAGATGTCTCTTCTTCAGAGTCGATTTTATCAGACAGTAATGGTCCTCTCAAAAAGGGTGATGGGGTTAAGTTGGGGAACTTCCTCGCAGGAACTCAGCTTGATTTCTGGCTGCGTGCAGATGGCTTGAATCGTGGCAGTAATGCCAATATCTTCGGCACACAAACTGCCTTTAATGCCGATGGGCTACAACATGCCGTTGCTTATGCCTTCGATAAATACCTGATGGTTGGCTTTGAGGATCTGTACGGTGGACTGAATGCTTCGGGTGGCAAGAACGAGCACTCCGATCGCGACTTTAACGATGCAGTGTTTGTGATTGATGTGGGTGAGGCAAACGTAAAGCACATGACGAGCGTTCCTGAACCTTCCATGACGCTTGCTTTTCTGGGGCTGAGTGCAGCAAGTGCACTGGGTCTGCGTCGCCGTCGTCAGGCTGAAGCTGCCAGCCAAGAGTAG
- a CDS encoding tetratricopeptide repeat protein, protein MKKRPWLDVLENASLVGLGVGSVASLMFKQLFYTTAPLSLLVIFSLLNRRQFEQQSEQERKASLNNLDRRFSKQVELLTHRVEQLPTPETIQRLKKGFLQKNREVAGHLYAEMASVQDKFNKRLAPLEQQKLQTVRQDFAELNEKYNHLLDGLAQLNADIGQIQSSDSRQISQLDRLVAQLRNEVTAIHGDLDNLTQHTKTNLSAFQEQVTRFDRNLSKLPPPIDISSLKQEVAELVKVIADLVPKRDLTALANNLQTLYQEQEVLKQSVSAIETAAVNFKRSFNTLSTPSETTLAPLPGTALEAEFSALFDQQLLEAANSAQGWQDSVPAVPPSRLYPDLHDLATNYLNHLQMQLVTIQEVTEQLAQQQQQLQTQIHHLPQTLDVVALQQQIKDLSRRILSPESTFNAFKARIYEVLQQELHSISQQLQAIPATPQHELLFDLSTDRSTDHQTITAGSRAILEAALTETQSRLILVYPWSEQCSLGDDLMDQLENFLRQGRKLDLGWCHLVDRSEERLIGKVKRGWMNQLGQTELQKTLHQLLQLKRSYPDHFQFKVLGTTENFLISDHTFAVLGITDSLKTTAAFSELQLKLRTRDPEVIERLIDRFDYPTLVDDDLAGYWNRAVTRYDLGDKAGALEDYNHILTVQPNDAITYNYQGIAQFDLGNMDAAMLDFTHSVQCHPHQSAAYINRGFIRSEQGDPWGAINDYTLAIQADPDCAIAYFYRGLAWQKQEDHREAINNFTDAIRLTPDSPVAYFYRGLAWQKLGQPEAAIEDLEIAADRFASRGSKTNAQKALKSLAKLRQEVLEAETVAQAAVQPSSFCHTETIDQLGQDSQAETNGNGHHHYHAALDFTNITTSASNSSGLNSSAEFDAAPPTTTDRSTAAETIESFFAAPSTELDETPTVAYSYPQTEAVYPTSHNDAHPSVLPSNLEHRSTSPEEIFPNRTEAETLADFSDRFQV, encoded by the coding sequence ATGAAAAAGCGGCCCTGGTTAGATGTTCTGGAGAATGCTTCGCTAGTTGGCTTAGGGGTCGGCTCGGTTGCATCTTTAATGTTCAAGCAGCTATTCTACACGACTGCACCGCTCTCCCTGCTCGTTATTTTCAGCTTACTGAACCGCAGGCAATTTGAGCAGCAGAGTGAACAGGAACGAAAAGCCTCACTCAATAACCTCGATCGCCGCTTCTCCAAGCAGGTTGAACTGCTGACGCATCGAGTCGAGCAACTGCCCACACCCGAAACCATTCAGCGACTGAAGAAGGGCTTTTTGCAGAAGAACCGTGAGGTTGCAGGGCATCTCTACGCTGAAATGGCCTCGGTGCAAGACAAATTTAACAAACGGCTGGCTCCGCTAGAACAGCAAAAGCTTCAAACTGTCCGCCAGGATTTCGCCGAACTCAACGAGAAATATAACCATTTGCTGGATGGCTTAGCCCAACTTAATGCCGATATTGGGCAAATTCAAAGCTCCGATTCTCGCCAGATCAGTCAACTCGATCGCCTGGTTGCCCAACTGAGAAACGAAGTCACAGCCATTCATGGGGATCTCGACAACCTGACGCAGCATACCAAAACAAACCTCTCTGCGTTTCAAGAACAGGTGACTCGGTTCGATCGCAATCTCAGCAAACTTCCACCGCCGATCGACATTAGCTCACTCAAGCAAGAAGTCGCTGAACTGGTGAAAGTCATTGCTGATCTGGTGCCAAAGCGCGATCTAACTGCCCTCGCGAACAATCTGCAAACGCTTTACCAGGAACAGGAAGTCTTGAAGCAATCTGTATCTGCGATCGAAACTGCGGCGGTCAACTTTAAGCGCAGTTTTAATACACTTTCAACCCCATCTGAAACAACGCTTGCCCCTTTACCTGGAACAGCCCTGGAAGCAGAATTTTCAGCCCTGTTTGATCAACAATTGCTTGAAGCAGCAAATTCAGCGCAGGGGTGGCAGGATTCAGTGCCCGCAGTCCCTCCCTCTCGCCTTTATCCAGATCTGCATGACTTGGCGACTAACTATCTCAATCACCTGCAAATGCAGCTTGTCACAATTCAAGAAGTGACTGAACAGCTTGCCCAGCAGCAACAGCAGCTTCAAACTCAAATTCATCACCTGCCTCAAACCCTCGATGTTGTTGCGCTGCAGCAGCAGATAAAAGACCTTTCTCGCCGTATCCTATCTCCTGAAAGTACATTCAACGCCTTCAAAGCCAGAATTTACGAAGTTCTGCAACAAGAATTACATAGCATTAGCCAGCAGCTTCAAGCGATTCCAGCTACGCCACAACATGAACTGCTCTTTGATCTCAGCACGGATCGATCGACCGACCACCAAACTATTACAGCAGGCAGTCGTGCCATTCTTGAAGCAGCCCTCACTGAAACGCAATCACGCTTAATTCTCGTCTATCCCTGGTCTGAGCAGTGCAGCCTGGGTGATGACTTGATGGATCAACTAGAGAACTTCTTGAGGCAGGGACGAAAGCTCGACCTGGGCTGGTGTCACCTAGTCGATCGCAGTGAAGAACGGCTGATCGGTAAAGTGAAACGCGGCTGGATGAACCAGCTTGGACAAACTGAGCTACAGAAAACCCTGCATCAGCTGCTGCAACTGAAGCGCAGTTATCCTGATCATTTTCAGTTTAAAGTTTTAGGAACTACCGAGAATTTCCTGATCTCTGACCATACTTTCGCTGTTTTGGGCATTACAGACTCTCTCAAAACAACGGCTGCCTTCTCCGAACTGCAACTGAAGCTCCGGACGAGAGATCCAGAAGTCATTGAACGACTGATCGATCGCTTCGACTATCCTACGCTTGTTGACGATGATTTGGCAGGCTACTGGAATCGGGCAGTCACTCGGTATGACCTGGGTGATAAAGCAGGCGCACTCGAAGACTACAATCACATCCTCACAGTTCAGCCGAATGATGCCATCACCTACAACTACCAGGGCATTGCTCAGTTCGATTTAGGCAACATGGATGCAGCAATGCTGGACTTCACACACTCGGTGCAGTGCCATCCTCATCAAAGCGCAGCCTATATTAATCGGGGCTTCATTCGGTCAGAGCAGGGTGATCCCTGGGGCGCAATCAATGACTACACTCTGGCAATTCAGGCTGATCCAGACTGTGCAATTGCCTATTTCTATCGCGGCTTAGCTTGGCAGAAACAAGAAGACCACCGCGAAGCAATCAACAACTTCACCGATGCAATTCGACTCACTCCTGATTCACCAGTCGCCTATTTCTATCGGGGGCTGGCTTGGCAGAAATTAGGGCAGCCCGAAGCGGCAATCGAAGACTTGGAAATTGCAGCCGATCGATTTGCATCCAGAGGCAGTAAAACGAATGCTCAGAAAGCCCTTAAGAGTTTGGCAAAGCTGCGGCAAGAAGTTTTAGAAGCGGAAACCGTGGCACAGGCTGCTGTTCAACCGAGTTCTTTTTGCCATACTGAGACGATCGACCAGCTAGGCCAAGATTCGCAGGCAGAAACAAACGGAAATGGGCATCATCATTATCATGCCGCTCTGGATTTCACAAACATTACGACCTCAGCATCAAACAGTTCCGGTTTAAATAGTTCTGCTGAATTTGATGCTGCTCCGCCTACCACTACCGATCGCTCTACTGCAGCGGAAACAATAGAAAGCTTCTTTGCAGCCCCCAGTACAGAATTAGACGAAACTCCTACAGTTGCCTACTCCTATCCTCAAACTGAAGCGGTTTACCCGACTTCTCATAACGATGCCCACCCATCCGTTCTACCTTCAAACTTGGAGCATCGATCAACTTCTCCTGAGGAAATATTCCCTAACCGAACTGAAGCAGAGACTCTGGCAGACTTTAGCGATCGATTTCAGGTGTGA
- the hisG gene encoding ATP phosphoribosyltransferase produces the protein MITVALPKGGLLVESIELFKSIGFDFSAFLDPKNRQLEIWDASHQAKALLVRNYDVPVYVEYGQAQLGVVGYDILREKRPKVAHLVDLQFGRCRMSVAVKASSAYRSALDLPPHCRVASKFVQCANEYFASLDLPVEIVPLYGSVELGPITGMSEAIVDLVATGRTLKENNLIEIDQLFESTARLIAHPLSYRLNQDGLQDAIDQIREKTLAAV, from the coding sequence ATGATTACTGTTGCGCTGCCCAAAGGTGGGCTACTGGTTGAGAGTATTGAACTGTTTAAGTCGATCGGCTTTGATTTCAGTGCCTTTCTTGACCCCAAAAATCGGCAGCTAGAAATTTGGGATGCCAGCCATCAGGCAAAAGCGTTGCTAGTCAGAAATTATGATGTGCCCGTTTATGTGGAGTATGGGCAGGCGCAGCTTGGCGTTGTTGGCTATGACATTTTGCGAGAGAAGCGTCCGAAGGTAGCACACTTGGTCGATTTACAGTTTGGTCGCTGCCGAATGTCGGTTGCAGTCAAGGCTTCTAGCGCCTATCGTTCTGCTCTAGATTTGCCGCCTCACTGTCGCGTTGCTTCTAAGTTTGTCCAGTGCGCCAACGAGTATTTTGCGAGCCTGGATCTCCCTGTTGAAATCGTGCCGCTTTATGGCTCCGTGGAGCTAGGACCGATTACGGGTATGTCAGAGGCGATCGTTGATTTAGTGGCGACAGGTCGCACCCTCAAAGAAAACAATTTGATAGAGATTGATCAGCTATTTGAAAGCACTGCCCGCTTGATTGCACATCCCTTAAGCTATCGGCTCAATCAGGACGGCTTACAGGACGCGATCGATCAAATTCGAGAAAAGACATTGGCAGCCGTCTAA
- a CDS encoding ferredoxin-thioredoxin reductase variable chain: MSSTIEQLKEMTEAASMKVGDRVRVKESVVVYNHPSHRNEAFDIQGLEGEIQAFATEWQGKPISANYPIVVKFEGKYKAHLREHEIELI; this comes from the coding sequence ATGAGCAGCACGATCGAGCAGTTAAAAGAAATGACTGAAGCAGCGTCTATGAAAGTTGGTGATCGCGTTCGAGTTAAAGAATCTGTTGTGGTCTACAATCACCCTAGTCACCGCAATGAAGCTTTTGATATCCAAGGGCTAGAGGGTGAAATTCAGGCTTTCGCAACTGAATGGCAGGGGAAGCCAATTAGTGCAAACTATCCTATTGTGGTCAAGTTTGAAGGCAAATACAAAGCCCATTTACGGGAACATGAAATTGAACTAATTTAG
- a CDS encoding DUF3038 domain-containing protein: MQVSRPSTLSIPAILSPLPDLQVPDGVCPRHTRQQIDLLLLAIEALDLGGSEAILSAVRELELEDVIRNRVSLWRLRTSNPLRRNSQRRPLSLTEGKALVVIICHLARRLTVLVRQLLLAYEQLLEKQFSPEHHLRLSNYLERFRAHFRSRMNPKRSAVAVYDTDEKLNELALTLLGQLLFCTGTAGTQRLWSSLFDGEVS; encoded by the coding sequence ATGCAAGTAAGTCGTCCATCCACGTTGTCTATTCCCGCGATTCTGTCGCCGCTCCCCGATCTGCAAGTACCTGATGGCGTTTGTCCTCGTCATACTCGACAGCAAATTGATCTCTTGTTACTGGCGATCGAAGCTTTGGATCTGGGAGGGTCTGAGGCAATTTTGTCAGCGGTTAGAGAGTTGGAACTGGAGGATGTGATTCGTAATCGTGTTTCGCTTTGGCGACTGCGGACAAGTAACCCTCTGCGGCGCAACAGTCAGCGTCGTCCACTCAGCTTGACTGAAGGCAAAGCGCTCGTTGTGATCATTTGTCATTTAGCGCGGCGGTTAACGGTGCTGGTACGGCAGCTTCTGCTGGCTTATGAGCAACTTCTGGAGAAGCAGTTTTCGCCAGAGCATCATCTACGCTTGTCCAACTACCTGGAGCGATTTCGGGCACATTTTCGATCGCGGATGAATCCCAAGCGATCGGCAGTTGCTGTGTATGACACAGATGAAAAGCTAAACGAATTGGCATTAACTTTGTTAGGGCAGCTTTTATTTTGTACGGGGACCGCTGGAACCCAGCGGCTGTGGAGCAGTTTGTTTGACGGAGAGGTTTCATGA
- a CDS encoding DUF4335 domain-containing protein translates to MTIQRQYSLPNCTLVLEGLNADAAASDGLHSVMSMVTKVEYYVAGQEKPLSGGRDFLNSLVAAVSDYAQEFLSNLPRPASYRHQLNADRLVALERLNSSTHRLTVKQAADSDVAANIAPQQVDLSTVQLFDLVEAIDQFLADALTLPEMTLNLSPLPKRYVTAREPVGKQAVPAAIGVSSLAVAAIALFFIPIPAVRRPEPAPNTNSQTNSQTAASPTPIAAASPGSSPNPSPTESAPAEASASPTASPTAEASPVSSPAATTANAATNPDVETILNTRPEITNPTDLERLQVALYDRLDQSWKTTPTFSEELIYRVGVSSTGEVLGFKFANDPALNYVNETPLLDLRYTPSEANLQSSIAQFRVVFKPDGKLEVSPWYGAPTSPSPLP, encoded by the coding sequence ATGACGATTCAGCGGCAATATAGCTTGCCTAATTGCACTCTGGTTCTGGAAGGGCTAAATGCGGATGCCGCAGCCAGTGATGGGCTACATTCTGTGATGTCGATGGTGACGAAGGTTGAGTATTACGTTGCAGGGCAGGAAAAACCGCTGAGTGGCGGACGCGATTTCCTCAATAGCTTGGTGGCAGCGGTCAGTGACTATGCTCAAGAGTTTCTCAGTAACTTGCCTCGTCCAGCCAGCTATCGTCATCAGCTGAACGCCGATCGCCTGGTCGCTCTGGAGCGGCTGAATTCATCAACGCATCGATTAACCGTTAAGCAGGCTGCTGATAGTGACGTAGCGGCGAATATTGCTCCACAACAGGTTGATCTCAGTACAGTCCAACTGTTTGATTTAGTTGAGGCGATCGATCAATTTTTGGCAGATGCTCTAACGCTACCAGAGATGACGCTTAATCTGTCGCCTTTGCCCAAACGGTATGTAACAGCGCGGGAGCCTGTCGGCAAACAAGCTGTCCCTGCTGCAATTGGAGTGTCGAGTCTAGCAGTAGCAGCCATTGCGTTGTTCTTTATCCCGATTCCTGCAGTCCGACGACCCGAACCTGCTCCAAATACGAATAGCCAAACCAATAGCCAAACCGCTGCTTCCCCCACGCCGATCGCAGCCGCTTCTCCGGGTAGCTCACCGAATCCCAGCCCGACCGAGAGCGCCCCTGCTGAGGCGTCTGCAAGCCCAACAGCAAGCCCAACAGCTGAAGCTTCGCCAGTTTCTAGCCCTGCCGCAACAACCGCGAATGCTGCCACTAATCCCGATGTTGAGACGATTCTCAATACTCGACCTGAAATCACAAATCCAACAGATCTGGAACGGCTCCAGGTGGCGTTGTACGATCGACTGGATCAGTCCTGGAAAACCACACCCACCTTCAGTGAAGAACTGATCTACCGGGTTGGCGTTTCTTCCACGGGCGAGGTTCTGGGCTTTAAGTTCGCCAATGATCCGGCGCTTAACTACGTCAATGAAACCCCATTACTCGATCTGCGATACACCCCTTCTGAAGCAAATTTGCAGTCATCGATCGCTCAATTTCGAGTCGTCTTTAAACCCGATGGCAAGCTAGAGGTTAGTCCTTGGTACGGTGCACCCACTAGCCCATCGCCATTGCCATAA
- a CDS encoding OmpA family protein: MTQTPTTPNSELSSSNLPQPPVKRSRSVLVWIFRLLLLGVGGTVAVLAGVAIAHYYPAQSKDMPLMEKVLQSSRSLLLDIQRLPQTWQGQRPASPSPATENSGSSTTATAPSSSTASIPLSAAERQKLEGEVSQIEQTLQQLNNRTVAIESRLGTANTQASLEARLKTIQAKLNPNATSSANPTAPESTGIAPAPATTTLTQDDRLLVTLPSDALFEANQTALKPGTETILDSIVEDLKRYPGATIRVTAHLDEQGSEDADRARSFEQAKAVEQYLGGKLKEGYHWLVEGYGHSRPLITNDSAVNRQRNRRIEIVIEPK, from the coding sequence ATGACTCAGACTCCAACCACTCCAAACTCCGAATTATCGTCTTCAAACCTGCCTCAACCTCCCGTGAAGCGCAGTCGGTCGGTTCTCGTTTGGATTTTTCGGCTGCTGCTGTTGGGCGTGGGTGGAACTGTTGCAGTCTTAGCAGGCGTGGCAATTGCTCATTATTACCCTGCTCAATCAAAAGATATGCCGCTGATGGAGAAAGTCCTACAAAGTTCCAGATCCCTGCTGCTCGATATCCAACGACTGCCCCAAACTTGGCAGGGTCAGCGTCCTGCTTCTCCATCTCCAGCAACTGAAAATTCTGGCAGTTCGACGACCGCGACTGCGCCATCTAGTTCAACTGCTTCTATCCCGCTCTCGGCGGCTGAACGGCAGAAACTTGAAGGCGAAGTGAGCCAGATTGAGCAGACGCTACAGCAGTTAAATAACCGCACAGTCGCGATCGAGAGCCGTCTGGGAACAGCGAATACTCAGGCCTCTCTGGAAGCAAGACTCAAAACAATCCAGGCAAAACTCAATCCAAACGCAACTTCCTCAGCCAACCCAACTGCACCGGAATCTACCGGAATTGCACCTGCACCAGCTACCACAACTCTGACTCAAGACGATCGCCTGCTCGTCACGCTACCAAGTGATGCGCTATTTGAGGCAAATCAAACGGCTTTGAAGCCTGGAACAGAGACAATTCTTGACAGTATTGTGGAAGATCTGAAGCGCTACCCTGGAGCCACAATTCGCGTTACTGCCCACCTGGATGAGCAAGGTTCAGAAGATGCCGATCGCGCTCGTTCGTTTGAGCAGGCAAAGGCAGTCGAACAATATTTGGGCGGCAAGCTGAAAGAAGGCTATCACTGGTTGGTTGAGGGTTATGGGCATAGTCGCCCTCTGATTACAAACGACAGTGCCGTTAATCGGCAACGCAATCGGCGGATTGAGATTGTGATTGAACCCAAATGA